The Deltaproteobacteria bacterium genome segment TTTAATGCATTTTGATAATTTAACATATATAACTAACTCTCAACTAACAATTGCAACACTTAACAGTTGAACTATGCGGTGCTGCTTTTTTGCGTCTGCACCAGTGATTTGTTATATACTTCAATAGATTACATACCTGCCAATTTGTAATAAATTTCTCCAGTCTGAGAAGCGTGTCTTCGCTTAATATAAATTATATCATTTAGAGTAATCCGACCATCCAATATTTGCATTAAATCTAGGCCATCCATTAGGATCATAGATTTTGTTGTCGGATTTTGTGTTTCAGTGCATTCATTTGAGTACCCCCCAGTGAAACATACAATCCCTCAAAGTCAAGCAAAGCAATGCCACCCCACCCCCGCCTCGCTAGGATAGCTCCCCATCTCGCCCGTGTAGTAGTGAAACTTACTGCATAGGGCAAGGGGGAGGAACTTGAAGAAGTGGATAGCGTAAAGCGGATACGGATAGTGCACCGTCCATCGTAAAATCCTGAGAAATCCAGAGGCTAAATTTTCTTTTTATGTTTTTAGTAGTTGTTTTAGTTTTGATACTTCCTGATGGTTTAGCTTCCGCCATTTACCTGTTCTAAGATTTCCTAAATTCAAACTCGCATATTCAACACGCTTAAGCCTTAAAACCTTATAACCTATCTTTTCAAACATCCGTCTAATCTGCCTATTCCGACCCTCATGTAATTTTACCTCAATATAATGACAATCACCGGTTACCTTTATAATCTTTGCCTGACAGGGTTTAGTTCTTCTACCATCCAACATAATGCCACTGCGAAAACGATTAAGATCATTAGTTTCTATTAAACCATCAATTAAAACCCTATAAACTTTTTTTATCTCAAAACAAGGATGAGTTAATCTATAAGTCAAATCACCATCATTTGTCATTAAGATTAAACCTTCTGAATCATAATCCAGACGACCAACAGGATAAACCCGCTCTTCAATTGTTAACAAATCCATAACTGTTCTGCGATTTTTTTCGTCTTTTACTGTGGTTATACAACCCCGAGGTTTATTCAACAAAATGTAGATATTGTCTTTTTTTATCTTTAGAACTCTACTCTTATATTCAACAATATCTTTCTTTTCATCTATGATTTTACCCATTGTAGTGCAAACTTTACTGTTTACCTTTATTAAACCATCTTCAATCAATTGATCACTTTTTCTTCTTGAAGCCAATCCTGTCATTGCCAGAAATCTATTCAAACGTATCATAATGCGATGTTCCCCTGCATCTAAAGCCTATAGGATTTCTTGCTGTATTTTAACACCTTACAGTAGAAAATGCTGGTGCCGGGAGCGGGACTTGAACCCGCACGAGACAAAGTCTCAAGGGATTTTAAGTCCCTTGCGTCTACCAATTCCGCCATCCCGGCTCTTCTACAGGAGGCGGCGCCCGGATTCGAACCGGGGATCAGGGTTTTGCAGACCCGTGCCTTACCACTTGGCTACGCCGCCAATAGAGCGGGAAACGGGACTCGAACCCGCGACCCCGACCTTGGCAAGGTCGTGCTCTACCAACTGAGCTATTCCCGCATTGTATTCTTAATATATTCAAGCAAATTTGTTTGTCAAGCAATCCTGTTTGAGGAGTAACGCTTATCACTCCACCCTAACAACACTTAAATACCTAACTCTCAAGCAAGACAAATAAATCACTATACACCGGTAAAAAGACATATTAAGGCATGTTTAAAAACACAAAAACACACCTCAAAACCCTCTTAAAACCCGCTCTAAAATTCTCAAACTAATTGACACAAATTCTCAAACCTCGTGAACAACAAAATTTGCAGGTTTGCTTGCAAATGTCAGAACATTTGTCAACCATTAACAACTTGCATTAAAAAAACTTTCATAATATAATTAAAATTAAGTAATCTTATATAAGGAGGGGTTATGGCTATTGCAAAAGCAGTAAGAGAAGACACGGTTAATTGGAAGCGTCATTATACAGCATGGGGAGCGTGCTTATTCATATTAGGACTTATGATCGCTTTCATCCTTATTATGACAGGTGGTGAAGAGATTGCTCATGTTCTTCATGGAGAGCTGGGTATAACTGCACCCCAAA includes the following:
- a CDS encoding rRNA pseudouridine synthase — its product is MIRLNRFLAMTGLASRRKSDQLIEDGLIKVNSKVCTTMGKIIDEKKDIVEYKSRVLKIKKDNIYILLNKPRGCITTVKDEKNRRTVMDLLTIEERVYPVGRLDYDSEGLILMTNDGDLTYRLTHPCFEIKKVYRVLIDGLIETNDLNRFRSGIMLDGRRTKPCQAKIIKVTGDCHYIEVKLHEGRNRQIRRMFEKIGYKVLRLKRVEYASLNLGNLRTGKWRKLNHQEVSKLKQLLKT